Proteins co-encoded in one Candidatus Tectomicrobia bacterium genomic window:
- a CDS encoding NCS2 family permease has translation MDNLVQLLLIASLLKGVLGFPDALVFGRVLPGAALSILLGNLFYAWQARRLALRERREDACALPYGINTVSLFAFVFFIMLPVKLQTGDPEAAWRAGLAACFISGVIETAGSLAGGWVRRVTPRAALLSALAGIALTFISMDFAFRIWEKPLVAMLPLGVILLHYFGGARFPGGLPGGLVAVAAGTLLSALVYGLPEVPAPAGLAMPGLWLGPLFSALTGPLAWGHLAVSLPMGLMTLVGSLMNLESAEAAGDRYPTRSSLAVNGAGSLAAALLGSCFPTTLYIGHPGWKALGARSAYSALNGLAITLLVLTGSLAALARLVPEEAVIAILLWIGLVMVAQAFEAVPSRHAPAVALGFVPSVAAWGLLMVQGALRATGSDLQKAGEAAFAAAGMHLPGMIALERGFLFSSMILAALAAALIDGERRRAAGWALAGAVLSWFGVIHAYALTPGGPVSPFGWGRAPGPALGYLAMAAVFLLAGRGRERKPS, from the coding sequence ATGGACAACCTCGTCCAGCTCCTCCTGATCGCCTCGCTCTTGAAGGGCGTCTTGGGCTTCCCGGACGCCCTCGTCTTCGGCCGGGTGCTGCCCGGCGCGGCGCTCAGCATCCTCCTCGGCAACCTCTTCTACGCCTGGCAGGCCCGGCGGCTGGCGCTGCGCGAGAGGAGAGAGGACGCCTGCGCGCTCCCCTACGGCATCAACACGGTGAGCCTCTTCGCCTTCGTCTTCTTCATCATGCTCCCGGTGAAGCTCCAGACCGGGGACCCCGAGGCCGCCTGGCGCGCCGGGCTCGCCGCCTGCTTCATCAGCGGGGTCATCGAGACGGCGGGCTCCCTGGCCGGGGGCTGGGTGCGGCGGGTGACCCCGCGCGCGGCGCTGCTCTCGGCCCTGGCCGGGATCGCCCTGACCTTCATCTCGATGGACTTCGCCTTCCGCATCTGGGAGAAGCCCCTCGTGGCCATGCTGCCGCTCGGGGTCATCCTCCTCCACTACTTCGGGGGCGCCCGCTTCCCGGGAGGGCTCCCCGGGGGGCTGGTGGCCGTGGCGGCGGGGACCCTCCTCTCCGCCCTCGTGTACGGCCTCCCGGAGGTCCCGGCCCCGGCCGGGCTCGCGATGCCCGGGCTCTGGCTGGGGCCCCTCTTCTCGGCCCTGACCGGCCCCCTGGCCTGGGGCCACCTCGCCGTCTCCCTCCCCATGGGGCTGATGACCCTCGTCGGGAGCCTGATGAACCTCGAGAGCGCCGAGGCGGCCGGGGACCGCTACCCGACGCGGAGCTCCCTCGCCGTGAACGGGGCGGGCTCCCTCGCGGCGGCCCTCCTGGGGAGCTGCTTCCCGACCACCCTCTACATCGGCCACCCGGGCTGGAAGGCCCTGGGCGCGCGCTCGGCCTACAGCGCGCTGAACGGCCTGGCCATCACCTTGCTCGTCCTGACCGGCTCCCTGGCCGCCCTGGCCCGGCTCGTGCCCGAGGAGGCCGTGATCGCCATCCTCCTCTGGATCGGTCTCGTCATGGTGGCCCAGGCCTTCGAGGCGGTCCCAAGCCGCCACGCCCCCGCCGTGGCGCTGGGCTTCGTGCCCTCGGTGGCCGCCTGGGGGCTCCTGATGGTGCAGGGGGCGCTCCGCGCCACCGGGAGCGATCTCCAGAAGGCGGGGGAGGCCGCCTTCGCCGCTGCGGGGATGCACCTCCCGGGCATGATCGCCCTCGAGCGCGGCTTCCTCTTCTCCTCCATGATCCTGGCCGCCCTGGCCGCCGCCTTGATCGACGGGGAGCGCCGCCGGGCCGCGGGCTGGGCCCTGGCCGGGGCGGTCCTGAGCTGGTTCGGGGTCATCCACGCCTACGCCCTCACCCCCGGCGGGCCCGTGAGCCCCTTCGGCTGGGGCCGGGCCCCGGGCCCGGCGCTCGGCTACCTCGCCATGGCGGCGGTTTTTCTCCTGGCGGGGAGGGGCAGGGAAAGGAAGCCGTCGTAA
- a CDS encoding retropepsin-like domain-containing protein, with protein sequence MGKGLLAQGKPVPTPVSGVALIDTGATNTCIDDQAAQSLGLPVIDVARMTSATHANQQCNIYPVQINMPPNLTINAPRAMGAGLAAQGLLVLLGRDVLQACNLFYNGPLGQFTLSI encoded by the coding sequence GTGGGGAAGGGGCTGCTGGCCCAAGGGAAACCTGTTCCCACGCCCGTGTCGGGCGTAGCCCTGATAGATACGGGGGCTACCAATACTTGCATTGATGATCAGGCCGCTCAGAGTTTGGGTCTTCCGGTAATTGACGTTGCGCGGATGACCTCTGCAACGCATGCAAATCAGCAGTGCAACATCTATCCGGTCCAGATTAATATGCCGCCCAACCTTACCATCAATGCTCCACGTGCAATGGGCGCGGGACTGGCAGCACAAGGACTTCTTGTTCTCTTGGGACGAGACGTTCTCCAAGCGTGCAATCTCTTTTACAATGGCCCTCTGGGACAGTTCACACTGTCCATATAA
- a CDS encoding 2-oxo acid dehydrogenase subunit E2: MENQFKLPELGENVKAGKVVSVLVSVGDTIEEEQPVIEVETDKALIEVPSTVKGKVKAIHIKPGDEAGVGQPILTVEAGDGAPEAKKEEAKEEKKEPPRAEKKEAEPPQAGKAEKKPEEAKALPKEKEKEPERKAEAAQEPPPKEAKEPPAAERAIQKPGRKDNGAPARPAVPAMEEERREETPPSARPRIQAGPVPAAPSVRRLAREVGVDLEEVPGTGPGGRISAEDVKRYARQVRPVSAPAGPPAAAVQPPLPDFSKWGPVDIAQMDGIRQATSRNVSRSWSVVPHVTQYDKADVTELEDLRKKYAPKTEAVGGKLTVTAVLLKVAAAALKAFPKFNASIDAASGEIVYKKYVHIGVAVDTERGLLVPVIRDVDKKNILQLSRELASAAQKARDRKLTLDEMQGGCFTITNLGGIGGTKFSPIVNWPEVAILGVARSATEAVWIDGGFKPRLTLPLALSYDHRLIDGADGARFLRWICEALEEPFLLSLEG, encoded by the coding sequence ATGGAAAACCAGTTCAAGCTCCCCGAGCTAGGGGAAAACGTCAAAGCCGGCAAGGTCGTCAGCGTCCTCGTCTCGGTGGGCGACACCATCGAGGAGGAGCAGCCCGTCATCGAGGTGGAGACCGACAAGGCCCTCATCGAGGTGCCCTCCACCGTGAAGGGCAAGGTGAAGGCCATCCACATCAAGCCGGGCGACGAGGCCGGGGTGGGCCAGCCCATCCTCACCGTCGAGGCCGGGGACGGCGCCCCAGAGGCCAAGAAGGAGGAGGCCAAGGAAGAGAAGAAGGAGCCTCCCCGGGCGGAGAAGAAGGAAGCCGAGCCCCCCCAGGCAGGGAAAGCCGAGAAGAAACCCGAGGAAGCCAAGGCCCTCCCCAAGGAGAAAGAGAAGGAGCCCGAGCGCAAGGCCGAGGCGGCCCAGGAGCCCCCCCCGAAGGAGGCCAAGGAACCCCCCGCGGCCGAGAGGGCCATCCAAAAGCCCGGGCGCAAGGACAACGGCGCCCCGGCCCGCCCCGCGGTGCCCGCGATGGAGGAGGAGCGGCGCGAGGAAACCCCGCCCTCGGCCCGCCCCCGCATCCAGGCGGGGCCCGTGCCCGCCGCCCCCTCGGTGCGCCGCCTCGCCCGCGAGGTGGGCGTGGACCTCGAGGAGGTGCCCGGCACCGGCCCCGGCGGCCGCATCTCGGCCGAGGACGTGAAGCGCTACGCCCGCCAGGTGCGCCCCGTCAGCGCCCCGGCCGGCCCGCCCGCCGCCGCCGTCCAGCCCCCTCTCCCGGACTTCTCCAAGTGGGGCCCGGTCGACATCGCCCAGATGGACGGCATCCGCCAGGCCACCTCGCGCAACGTGAGCCGCTCCTGGAGCGTGGTGCCCCACGTCACCCAGTACGACAAGGCCGACGTGACCGAGCTCGAGGACCTGCGCAAGAAGTACGCCCCCAAGACCGAGGCCGTGGGCGGCAAGCTCACCGTCACCGCCGTGCTGCTCAAGGTGGCCGCGGCCGCCCTCAAGGCCTTCCCCAAGTTCAACGCCAGCATCGACGCCGCCTCGGGCGAGATCGTCTACAAGAAGTACGTCCACATCGGCGTCGCCGTGGACACCGAGCGCGGCCTCCTCGTCCCCGTCATCCGCGACGTGGACAAGAAGAACATCCTCCAGCTCTCCCGCGAGCTCGCCAGCGCCGCCCAGAAGGCGCGCGACCGCAAGCTCACCCTCGACGAGATGCAGGGCGGCTGCTTCACCATCACCAACCTGGGCGGCATCGGGGGCACCAAGTTCAGCCCCATCGTGAACTGGCCCGAGGTGGCCATCCTGGGGGTGGCGCGCTCCGCGACCGAGGCCGTCTGGATCGACGGGGGCTTCAAGCCCCGCCTCACCCTCCCCCTCGCCCTCTCCTACGACCACCGCCTCATCGACGGCGCCGACGGCGCCCGCTTCCTCCGCTGGATCTGCGAGGCCTTGGAAGAACCGTTCCTGCTGTCGCTGGAGGGGTAG
- the aceE gene encoding pyruvate dehydrogenase (acetyl-transferring), homodimeric type: MNDDRTKAEERTEKAREEKGQESPGAPDGPAFRTGSDGRNGGALQAGQAAPAASPEDEDEYVDQVESQEWMESLDYVLKTRGPERVKEILRELQIYAHRHGVVLPFSANTPYINTIPREKQPPFPGDRQLERRIKSLVRWNAMAMVVRANRQDSSIGGHISTYASAATLYEVAFNHFLRGKDHPGGGDHVYFQGHSTPGIYARAFLEGRLTETQMNNFRRELRPEGGLSSYPHPWLMPDFWEFPTVSMGLAPLMAIYQARFNRYLEDRGLKDTSDQKVWAFLGDGEMDEPESLGAITLPAREKLDNLVFVINCNLQRLDGPVRGNGKIIQELEAAFRGAGWNVVKVIWGDDWDPLLEMDVDGVLIKRMDETIDGQYQKYSVEKVREGSYLRDHFFAGDPRLEEMAKSIPDYKLNRMRRGGHDPEKVYAAYKAAVEHKGAPTVILAKTVKGYGLGEVGEGKNITHQQKKMNEEELALFRTRFGIPISDQEVSQAPLYRPPDTSPEIRYMLERRKALGGFVPCRRITASPLKAPTGEIFEEFRRGTEDREVSTTMVFVRILSKLLRDKELGRLVVPIVPDEARTFGMEALFRQIGIYSHQGQNYEPVDRDSLLYYKEAKDGQILEEGITEAGSMASFIAAGTAYATHGVNTIPFFIYYSMFGFQRIGDLMWAAADMRARGFLVGGTAGRTTLAGEGLQHQDGNSHLLAYPVPTLAAYDPAFAFELAVIIEDGIRRMYEAGDNVFYYLTAYNESYSMPAMPEGAREGILKGMYLFKPSGMKGSALRVQLLGSGTILNEALKAQALLEEKYAVAADVWSVTSYKELRRDALEAERWNLMNPGKAPRVPYVTQCLSRSPGAVVAASDFMKALPDSVAKWIPRPLVSLGTEGFGRSESRGSLRDFFEIDRRYIAMAALHSLARDKQVHADLVKRAAKDLDIDLQKRNPMTS; encoded by the coding sequence ATGAACGACGACCGGACCAAGGCCGAAGAGCGGACGGAGAAAGCCCGGGAGGAGAAAGGGCAGGAGTCCCCCGGCGCCCCGGACGGCCCGGCCTTCCGCACCGGGAGCGACGGGCGCAACGGCGGCGCCCTGCAGGCCGGGCAGGCCGCGCCCGCGGCCTCCCCGGAGGACGAGGACGAGTACGTCGACCAGGTCGAGTCCCAGGAGTGGATGGAGTCGCTCGACTACGTCCTCAAGACGCGCGGCCCCGAGCGGGTGAAGGAGATCCTCCGGGAGCTCCAGATCTACGCCCACCGCCACGGCGTGGTGCTGCCCTTCTCGGCCAACACGCCCTACATCAACACCATCCCGCGGGAGAAGCAGCCGCCCTTCCCGGGCGACCGCCAGCTCGAACGCCGCATCAAGAGCCTGGTGCGGTGGAACGCCATGGCCATGGTGGTGCGGGCCAACCGCCAGGACAGCTCCATCGGCGGCCACATCTCCACCTACGCCTCGGCGGCCACGCTGTACGAGGTCGCGTTCAACCACTTCCTCCGGGGCAAGGACCATCCCGGCGGGGGCGACCACGTGTACTTCCAGGGGCACTCCACCCCGGGCATCTACGCCCGCGCCTTCCTGGAGGGGCGGCTCACCGAGACGCAGATGAACAACTTCCGCCGCGAGCTCAGGCCCGAGGGCGGCCTCTCCTCCTACCCCCACCCCTGGCTCATGCCGGACTTCTGGGAGTTCCCCACCGTCTCGATGGGCCTCGCGCCCCTCATGGCGATCTACCAGGCGCGCTTCAACCGCTACCTGGAGGACCGGGGCCTCAAGGACACCTCGGACCAGAAGGTCTGGGCCTTCCTCGGGGACGGCGAGATGGACGAGCCCGAGTCGCTCGGCGCCATCACCCTCCCGGCGCGGGAGAAGCTCGACAACCTCGTCTTCGTCATCAACTGCAACCTCCAGCGGCTCGACGGCCCAGTGCGCGGCAACGGCAAGATCATCCAGGAGCTCGAGGCCGCCTTCCGGGGGGCCGGCTGGAACGTCGTCAAGGTCATCTGGGGCGACGACTGGGATCCCCTCCTCGAGATGGACGTGGACGGGGTGCTCATCAAGCGCATGGACGAGACCATCGACGGCCAGTACCAGAAGTACAGCGTCGAGAAGGTGCGGGAGGGCTCCTACCTGCGCGACCACTTCTTCGCGGGCGACCCCAGGCTCGAGGAGATGGCGAAATCCATCCCGGACTACAAGCTCAACCGCATGCGGCGCGGCGGCCACGACCCCGAGAAGGTCTACGCGGCCTACAAGGCGGCGGTCGAGCACAAGGGCGCGCCCACCGTCATCCTCGCCAAGACGGTCAAGGGCTACGGCCTGGGCGAGGTGGGCGAGGGCAAGAACATCACCCACCAGCAGAAGAAGATGAACGAGGAGGAGCTCGCCCTCTTCCGCACGCGCTTCGGCATCCCCATCTCGGACCAGGAGGTGTCCCAGGCGCCCCTCTACCGGCCCCCGGACACGAGCCCCGAGATCCGCTACATGCTCGAGCGCCGCAAGGCGCTGGGCGGCTTCGTGCCCTGCCGCCGCATCACCGCCTCCCCCCTCAAGGCCCCCACGGGAGAGATCTTCGAGGAGTTCCGGCGCGGCACCGAGGACCGAGAGGTCTCCACCACCATGGTCTTCGTGCGCATCCTCTCGAAGCTGCTGCGCGACAAGGAGCTGGGCAGGCTCGTCGTGCCCATCGTGCCGGACGAGGCCCGCACCTTCGGGATGGAGGCCCTCTTCCGCCAGATCGGCATCTACTCCCACCAGGGGCAGAACTACGAGCCCGTGGACCGCGACAGCCTCCTCTACTACAAGGAGGCGAAGGACGGGCAGATCCTCGAGGAGGGCATCACGGAGGCGGGCTCCATGGCCTCCTTCATCGCCGCGGGCACGGCCTACGCCACCCACGGGGTGAACACCATCCCCTTCTTCATCTACTACTCGATGTTCGGCTTCCAGCGCATCGGCGACCTCATGTGGGCGGCGGCCGACATGCGGGCGCGCGGCTTCCTCGTGGGGGGCACGGCGGGCCGCACCACGCTCGCGGGCGAGGGCCTCCAGCACCAGGACGGCAACAGCCACCTCCTCGCCTACCCGGTGCCCACCCTCGCGGCCTACGACCCCGCCTTCGCCTTCGAGCTGGCGGTCATCATCGAGGACGGCATCCGGCGGATGTACGAGGCGGGCGACAACGTCTTCTACTACCTCACCGCCTACAACGAGAGCTATTCGATGCCCGCCATGCCCGAGGGCGCCCGGGAGGGCATCCTGAAGGGCATGTACCTGTTCAAGCCCTCGGGCATGAAGGGCTCGGCCCTGCGGGTGCAGCTCCTGGGGAGCGGCACCATCCTGAACGAGGCCCTCAAGGCCCAGGCGCTCCTCGAGGAGAAGTACGCGGTGGCGGCCGACGTGTGGAGCGTCACGAGCTACAAGGAGCTCCGCCGCGACGCCCTCGAGGCCGAGCGCTGGAACCTCATGAACCCCGGCAAGGCCCCCAGGGTGCCCTACGTCACCCAGTGCCTCTCCAGGTCCCCCGGCGCCGTGGTGGCCGCCTCGGACTTCATGAAGGCGCTGCCCGACTCCGTCGCCAAGTGGATCCCCCGGCCCCTCGTCTCGCTGGGGACCGAGGGCTTCGGCCGCAGCGAGTCGCGCGGGTCGCTGCGCGACTTCTTCGAGATCGACCGCCGCTACATCGCCATGGCCGCCCTGCACAGCCTCGCCCGCGACAAGCAGGTCCACGCGGACCTCGTGAAGCGCGCCGCCAAGGACCTCGACATCGACCTCCAGAAGCGCAATCCCATGACCTCATGA
- a CDS encoding NAD(P)-dependent oxidoreductase encodes MAKRETIGMVGLGLMGRAFSGSLLADGHAVVGTDPSPAARAKFKKMGGIATDSPREVAEAASTVFISVPNSKIALACLEGKDGLLAARRLPRLILDTTTADPEDAKRMEALCKRKGVPFLEARVSGSSAMVAQRQGLFVAGGDAKTYRLAKPLLGRLLSDQVHTGAVGTASVIKIIINYLASMERCAIAESLRLGERCGIGGHLLLDAITRSASDSRQVRNRGPRMLARRFTRPASTMAVITKDIRLGLLLAARTRSEAPVGKASLPLFEEAERSGYGPLDSGAVFRVYLDREKRRKAARRARK; translated from the coding sequence ATGGCGAAGCGCGAGACAATCGGCATGGTCGGCCTGGGCCTGATGGGCCGGGCCTTCTCGGGGAGCCTCCTGGCGGACGGCCACGCGGTGGTGGGGACGGACCCTTCCCCCGCCGCGCGCGCCAAGTTCAAGAAGATGGGGGGCATCGCCACCGATTCCCCGAGGGAAGTGGCCGAGGCGGCCTCGACCGTCTTCATCTCGGTGCCGAACTCCAAGATCGCCCTCGCCTGCCTGGAGGGGAAGGACGGCCTCCTCGCGGCGCGGAGGCTCCCCCGGCTCATCCTCGACACCACGACGGCCGACCCCGAGGATGCCAAGCGCATGGAGGCCCTCTGCAAGAGGAAGGGCGTGCCCTTCCTCGAGGCCCGGGTGAGCGGGAGCAGCGCCATGGTGGCGCAGCGGCAGGGCCTCTTCGTCGCGGGGGGGGACGCCAAGACCTACCGCCTGGCCAAGCCCCTGCTCGGGCGCCTGCTCTCGGACCAGGTGCACACCGGAGCGGTGGGCACGGCTTCGGTCATCAAGATCATCATCAACTACCTGGCGAGCATGGAGCGCTGCGCCATCGCGGAGTCGCTCCGGCTGGGGGAGCGCTGCGGCATCGGCGGCCATCTCCTCCTCGACGCCATCACGCGCAGCGCCTCGGACAGCCGCCAGGTGCGGAACCGGGGCCCCCGGATGCTGGCCCGCCGCTTCACCCGCCCGGCGAGCACGATGGCCGTCATCACCAAGGACATCCGCCTGGGCCTGCTCCTGGCCGCCCGCACCCGCTCCGAGGCGCCGGTCGGCAAGGCGAGCCTGCCGCTTTTCGAGGAGGCGGAGCGCTCGGGCTACGGGCCCCTCGACAGCGGCGCGGTCTTCCGGGTGTACCTGGACCGCGAGAAGCGGCGGAAGGCGGCGCGGCGCGCCCGCAAGTGA
- a CDS encoding alcohol dehydrogenase catalytic domain-containing protein, with protein MPSYSLAAVLHGPGDLRLEERPVPEPGPGEVLVEVGACAICGSDLHLLDGHFPRARFPVVPGHEIMGRVIALGPGVEGIEIGLRACIENHVACGECDFCRGGRENLCRQARSIGFNADGAYARHMIAPARCVIPLPDAVEDAAGSVMQTLGTGYHAAVARARLEPGETCVILGMGPVGLCALASAKLAGARVLALDALPERLAAARAMGADEAVNVREEDPLEAAARFTGGLGADAVIEAVGGSQKETVRQAVKMARRGGRAVVVGHFAGAEEVPLPVVELQDQEKDVLGSRGHPNTFRACIAHAAAGRLDVRPMITHVLPLREVERGLKMMRERIGGAIKVVLAPRMDR; from the coding sequence ATGCCCTCCTATTCCCTCGCCGCCGTGCTGCACGGGCCGGGCGACCTGAGGCTCGAGGAGCGCCCGGTCCCCGAGCCCGGCCCCGGCGAGGTGCTGGTCGAGGTGGGGGCCTGCGCCATCTGCGGGAGCGACCTGCACCTGCTGGACGGCCACTTCCCCCGCGCGAGGTTCCCCGTCGTGCCGGGCCACGAGATCATGGGCCGGGTGATCGCGCTCGGCCCGGGCGTGGAGGGCATCGAGATCGGCCTCCGCGCCTGCATCGAGAACCACGTGGCCTGCGGCGAGTGCGATTTCTGCCGGGGGGGGCGGGAGAACCTCTGCCGGCAGGCGCGCTCCATCGGCTTCAACGCGGACGGCGCCTACGCCCGGCACATGATCGCGCCGGCCCGGTGCGTCATCCCGCTCCCGGACGCGGTGGAGGACGCCGCGGGCTCGGTCATGCAGACCCTGGGGACGGGCTACCACGCGGCGGTGGCCCGCGCGCGCCTGGAGCCCGGGGAGACCTGCGTCATCCTGGGGATGGGGCCCGTCGGGCTCTGCGCCCTGGCCTCGGCCAAGCTGGCGGGAGCGCGCGTCCTCGCCCTGGACGCCCTGCCCGAGCGCCTCGCCGCGGCGCGGGCGATGGGGGCGGACGAGGCCGTGAACGTCCGGGAGGAGGACCCTTTGGAGGCGGCCGCGCGCTTCACGGGCGGGCTGGGGGCGGACGCGGTGATCGAGGCCGTGGGGGGGAGCCAGAAGGAGACGGTGCGCCAGGCGGTCAAGATGGCGCGCCGGGGGGGCCGGGCGGTGGTGGTGGGCCACTTCGCCGGGGCGGAGGAGGTGCCGCTCCCCGTGGTCGAGCTCCAGGACCAGGAGAAGGACGTCCTCGGGAGCCGGGGCCACCCCAACACCTTCCGCGCCTGCATCGCGCACGCGGCGGCGGGCCGCCTCGACGTGCGGCCCATGATCACCCACGTCCTCCCGCTCCGGGAGGTGGAGCGCGGGCTCAAGATGATGCGCGAGCGCATCGGCGGCGCCATCAAGGTGGTGCTGGCGCCGAGGATGGACCGTTGA
- a CDS encoding Gfo/Idh/MocA family oxidoreductase, with the protein MALGKERIGIGVIGSGRIGSLRAHLAGGSPRVGFLAVSDIDPARARAVAQQAEAAFHTADNRAVIEHPEVDAVIVSTPEGDHAEAVCLALELGKAVLVEKPIALTLAEADRILAAQAKGGADLFVGYTQRLRRRFLSVKEHIAAGRLGEVLAGRLTIHTPRSVARQVYARAPRANPFTDEITYMADMALWFFEPRRPVRACAVAGSEVFPDHPDKMGDYGWGIVTFEGGAAASIGGTWILPEKWPAAVASISLDLFGSEGAIRIDDSHKDVMMVGNERFPSPYAPDASAEVAFLGSAMPGDWALGDFVGPMREETRLFLERVATGREVPLCGARMARDVLEVTLAMEKSAREGGSVVELPLEEGD; encoded by the coding sequence GTGGCCCTCGGCAAGGAGCGCATCGGCATAGGCGTCATCGGCTCGGGCCGCATCGGCTCCCTGCGCGCGCACCTGGCGGGGGGCTCGCCCCGGGTGGGCTTCCTCGCCGTCTCGGACATCGATCCCGCCCGGGCCCGGGCCGTGGCCCAGCAGGCCGAGGCGGCCTTCCACACCGCCGACAACCGCGCCGTCATCGAGCACCCCGAGGTGGACGCCGTCATCGTCTCCACCCCCGAGGGGGACCACGCCGAGGCCGTCTGCCTGGCGCTGGAACTTGGCAAGGCGGTGCTGGTGGAGAAGCCCATCGCCCTCACCCTGGCGGAGGCCGACCGCATCCTCGCCGCCCAGGCGAAAGGCGGGGCCGACCTCTTCGTCGGCTACACCCAGCGGCTCAGGCGGCGCTTCCTCTCGGTCAAGGAGCACATCGCGGCGGGGCGCCTGGGCGAGGTGTTGGCGGGCCGGCTCACCATCCACACCCCGCGCTCCGTCGCCCGGCAGGTCTACGCCCGGGCCCCGCGCGCCAACCCCTTCACCGACGAGATCACCTACATGGCCGACATGGCGCTCTGGTTCTTCGAGCCGCGCCGGCCGGTGCGCGCCTGCGCGGTGGCGGGGAGCGAGGTCTTCCCGGACCACCCGGACAAGATGGGGGACTACGGCTGGGGCATCGTCACCTTCGAGGGGGGCGCCGCGGCCAGCATCGGGGGCACCTGGATCCTCCCCGAGAAGTGGCCCGCCGCCGTCGCCTCGATCAGCCTCGACCTCTTCGGGAGCGAGGGGGCCATTCGCATCGACGACTCCCACAAGGACGTGATGATGGTGGGGAACGAGCGCTTCCCCTCGCCCTACGCGCCGGACGCCTCGGCCGAGGTGGCCTTCCTGGGCTCGGCCATGCCGGGGGACTGGGCGCTCGGGGACTTCGTGGGCCCGATGCGGGAGGAGACCCGGCTCTTCCTGGAGCGCGTGGCGACGGGGCGGGAGGTGCCCCTCTGCGGCGCCCGGATGGCGCGCGACGTGCTGGAGGTCACCCTCGCCATGGAGAAGAGCGCCCGGGAGGGAGGGTCGGTGGTGGAGTTGCCGTTGGAGGAGGGGGATTAG
- a CDS encoding Gfo/Idh/MocA family oxidoreductase: MKRIGVGIVGAGRIGRLRAYLAANSPEVRFLALADQDPARAALIAKETGAQFHSGDSEAVLSHPEVDAVIVSTPEFAHADPVCRALELGKPVLCEKPIALSLADADRILEARRRRRGTLFIGYTQRLRRRFLNAKEQIRQGRLGRLQTARATLYNIRSNGAEIYKRAPHAGPVTDTLTYMVDIALWYFEGRTPARVYAQGGSQIFPHHPMGCGDWAWALLSFKEGGTVSLGCSWILPDNWPAHITSIDLEVLGSEGAIAIDDSHRSGILATSKGVPSPYVPGGSSNVVFLESMMAGDWLVGDFWGPMRDETRLFLEHVTRGRAVPLTTPEEARATLEVTLAIERSAKENRPIELPLG, from the coding sequence GTGAAGCGCATCGGGGTGGGCATCGTGGGCGCGGGGCGCATCGGCCGCCTGAGGGCCTACCTCGCGGCGAATTCCCCCGAGGTGCGCTTCCTCGCCCTGGCGGACCAGGACCCGGCCCGGGCGGCGCTCATCGCGAAGGAGACCGGCGCGCAGTTCCACTCGGGGGACAGCGAGGCCGTTCTCAGCCACCCCGAGGTGGACGCCGTCATCGTCTCGACCCCCGAGTTCGCCCACGCCGATCCCGTCTGCCGGGCGCTGGAGCTGGGCAAGCCCGTCCTGTGCGAGAAGCCCATCGCGCTCTCGCTGGCGGACGCGGACCGCATCCTCGAGGCCAGGCGCCGCCGCCGGGGCACCCTCTTCATCGGCTACACCCAGCGGCTCCGGCGGCGCTTCCTGAACGCCAAGGAGCAGATCCGCCAGGGGCGCCTCGGCCGCCTCCAGACGGCGCGCGCCACCCTCTACAACATCCGCTCGAACGGGGCGGAGATCTACAAGCGCGCCCCCCACGCCGGGCCCGTGACCGACACCCTGACCTACATGGTGGACATCGCGCTCTGGTACTTCGAGGGGCGCACCCCGGCCCGCGTCTACGCCCAGGGCGGGAGCCAGATTTTTCCGCATCACCCGATGGGCTGCGGGGACTGGGCCTGGGCGCTCCTCTCCTTCAAGGAGGGGGGTACGGTGAGCCTCGGCTGCTCCTGGATCCTCCCCGACAACTGGCCCGCCCACATCACCTCCATCGATCTCGAGGTGCTCGGGTCGGAGGGGGCCATCGCCATCGACGACTCCCACCGCTCGGGCATCCTCGCCACCTCGAAGGGGGTGCCCTCGCCCTACGTGCCGGGGGGCAGCTCTAACGTGGTGTTTCTCGAATCCATGATGGCCGGGGACTGGCTCGTGGGGGACTTCTGGGGGCCCATGCGGGACGAGACAAGGCTCTTCCTGGAGCACGTGACGCGGGGGCGCGCGGTGCCCCTCACCACCCCCGAGGAGGCGCGGGCCACCCTCGAAGTCACCCTGGCCATCGAGCGGAGCGCCAAGGAGAACCGGCCCATAGAGCTGCCGCTCGGGTGA